In Helianthus annuus cultivar XRQ/B chromosome 8, HanXRQr2.0-SUNRISE, whole genome shotgun sequence, a single genomic region encodes these proteins:
- the LOC110869953 gene encoding uncharacterized protein LOC110869953: MAERGGVLRRHPRRDAGRGNEDDRRDPRDIAEIARLRQRVRDLELQHEERDEETETDTVIWDDGEGEGRPFVNGFGRRGRHQNRYESDPLRHMGMKVEVPEFDGKAQPDEFIDWLSTVERIFDLKDISDKVKVKVVAIKLCKYASLWWDHVKKKRVQEGKSKVETWEKMKKLLREKFLPANYRQEAFLEYHNFSQRTSTVEETIAEFDRLRMRYGAEEEEEQVIARFLGVLQPDISNMVQLQPYWSFNDVCKLALKVEKQLKDKTRSAPPKFGSIKAENSRAPSTLTPGNRLGPIKAEASGGSSSSTTGSRITKCFKCGGLGHFARDCAHTHLVTLIDETEPVYDTENEEGPETIQEVVYPDKGELLITQRTLNTHPIPLVDDTLWLRNNIFQTKCTSKGKVCTIIIDEGSCENMVATCMVEKLGLKVEPHPDPYQLTWLKKGNFVKVNQRCLVQFSIGNRYSDEVWCEVIPMDACHVLLGRPWQYDRRTKHDGFKNTYTFRKDGVNIILAPLDAREMGTEAVVLTKSAFIDFTKHTNPPLLYTLFVAEQNAPSGDPPPEVQPLLDEFNDVFPDEIPPGLPLMREVQHCIDFVPGSVIPNKPAYRMNPKEFNELHRQVTELLDKGLIRESMSPCAVPALLVPKPGGAYRMCIDSQAVNKITIKYRFPIPRFEDLLDQLHGSSVFSKIDLRSGYHQIRM; encoded by the coding sequence ATGGCAGAACGTGGAGGAGTTCTTCGACGCCACCCCCGTAGAGACGCCGGCCGAGGCAACGAGGATGACAGAAGAGACCCACGTGATATCGCAGAAATTGCGAGGTTGCGACAACGGGTCCGGGACTTGGAGTTGCAACATGAGGAACGAGATGAGGAGACTGAAACAGACACCGTCATCTGGGATGATGGGGAAGGAGAAGGTCGTCCTTTTGTTAATGGTTTTGGTCGACGGGGTCGACACCAGAATCGTTACGAGTCTGATCCACTTCGACACATGGGAATGAAGGTCGAAGTTCCAGAGTTTGATGGTAAAGCGCAACCAGACGAGTTTATTGATTGGCTCAGCACGGTGGAACGCATCTTCGATCTTAAAGACATCTCTGACAAGGTCAAGGTAAAAGTTGTTGCCATTAAACTCTGTAAATATGCTTCCTTATGGTGGGATCACGTAAAAAAGAAAAGGGTTCAAGAGGGGAAATCCAAAGTTGAAACCTGGGAAAAAATGAAGAAACTATTACGGGAAAAATTTTTACCGGCTAATTATCGTCAAGAGGCCTTTTTAGAATATCATAATTTCTCCCAACGGACCTCCACCGTTGAGGAAACAATTGCTGAATTTGACAGACTCAGGATGAGATATGGGGCTGAAGAGGAGGAAGAGCAAGTGATTGCTCGGTTTCTGGGAGTATTACAACCCGACATCTCGAATATGGTTCAACTCCAACCATATTGGAGTTTCAATGATGTTTGTAAGTTAGCCCTCAAAGTGGAAAAACAACTTAAAGATAAAACGAGGAGCGCCCCTCCTAAATTCGGCTCAATCAAAGCCGAAAACTCTCGTGCTCCCTCGACGTTAACACCCGGGAACCGGCTCGGCCCAATCAAAGCTGAAGCCTCGGGTGGATCATCTAGTTCTACCACTGGTTCTCGTATAACTAAGTGCTTCAAGTGTGGCGGGTTAGGCCATTTCGCTCGGGACTGCGCACACACACATCTAGTCACCCTCATAGACGAGACTGAACCAGTTTATGACACCGAAAATGAAGAAGGACCAGAAACAATTCAAGAAGTTGTTTACCCAGATAAAGGAGAATTATTGATTACCCAACGAACACTTAACACACACCCTATCCCACTCGTAGACGACACGTTGTGGCTTAGGAACAATATTTTTCAAACGAAGTGCACGTCGAAAGGGAAGGTTTGCACCATTATTATCGACGAGGGAAGCTGCGAAAACATGGTCGCAACATGCATGGTGGAAAAACTAGGTCTCAAGGTAGAACCCCACCCTGATCCGTATCAGTTAACATGGCTGAAAAAAGGGAATTTTGTTAAAGTTAATCAAAGATGTCTGGTGCAATTCTCAATTGGAAACCGATATTCGGATGAAGTTTGGTGCGAGGTAATTCCAATGGACGCTTGTCATGTGCTATTAGGAAGACCTTGGCAGTACGATAGGCGAACGAAACATGATGGTTTTAAAAATACTTACACTTTCCGGAAAGATGGTGTTAACATAATACTTGCTCCGTTAGACGCTCGGGAAATGGGAACGGAAGCAGTTGTCCTTACCAAGTCAGCCTTCATCGATTTTACCAAACACACCAATCCTCCGCTTTTATATACTCTTTTCGTGGCTGAACAAAATGCACCCTCAGGAGATCCCCCACCCGAAGTACAGCCACTTCTTGATGAATTCAACGATGTGTTTCCAGATGAAATTCCTCCAGGTCTACCACTCATGCGTGAGGTACAACATTGTATTGACTTTGTTCCAGGTTCGGTCATTCCCAACAAACCAGCTTATCGTATGAACCCAAAAGAGTTTAACGAGCTACACCGACAAGTTACCGAACTACTAGATAAGGGACTTATTCGAGAAAGCATGAGTCCATGCGCCGTGCCTGCTTTACTAGTGCCAAAACCCGGCGGAGCTTATAGGATGTGTATTGACAGTCAGGCCGTCAACAAAATCACCATCAAATATCGATTTCCTATACCTCGTTTTGAAGATTTGCTTGATCAACTACATGGGTCGTCGgttttctcgaagatcgatttacgtaGTGGGTACCATCAGATACGTATGTGA